The following proteins are encoded in a genomic region of Flammeovirga agarivorans:
- a CDS encoding MerC domain-containing protein yields the protein MYALKREFIRYTDQIGITGSFVCLVHCIITSGVMIGSSFLSHSTHHHHDHIHHIHQLDIWGMIDLSMIVISGMAVYFSTLKCSAQSLQNKLMWGSYIIYALSMISKYIGFEPVWLSGLSYAMSFMLIGLHLRNIKNCEH from the coding sequence ATGTACGCTTTAAAAAGGGAATTTATCAGGTACACCGATCAGATAGGAATTACAGGATCATTTGTTTGTTTGGTCCATTGTATTATCACCTCAGGAGTGATGATTGGAAGTTCTTTCTTATCTCATTCAACCCATCATCATCACGATCATATCCACCATATTCATCAATTAGATATTTGGGGAATGATTGATTTATCTATGATCGTTATTAGTGGTATGGCAGTTTACTTTTCAACATTAAAATGTAGTGCACAATCGCTTCAAAATAAATTGATGTGGGGAAGTTATATCATTTATGCATTGAGTATGATATCAAAATATATTGGTTTTGAGCCTGTTTGGTTAAGCGGTCTTTCCTATGCCATGTCTTTCATGCTGATAGGTCTTCATTTAAGAAACATAAAGAACTGCGAGCATTAG
- a CDS encoding YncE family protein, producing MKTVEQFMSNAKFNIGFYNVEDIIQIPGTNWIVGGGITCYGPNFWDKVITTGYWHLFDAEKETGFRVDSSSIKITAEEDRFPLTTPPTWNAFSPHGFDFHNQTETTIEVYVASHASASGESREAVEVFRIDYSEEIPTFTWIGGIDVAKDFWPDAVALLPDGGVVATSTGNPLMPQEESMKLALKGAPIGNTRVWYKSNGWQDIEGSENISTPNGIVISEDGQQIYVAASTGFSVVKIDRSVSPVKVTSMDLGGIPDNLRWSADGKSILAGIHVVDEPLDFAKQQEVAAAYGGNQMTTFKVTRIDPETLELTEVMPAAVYGVLGAGTSAIEVGNRIWVGSTKSDRVGIFDLK from the coding sequence ATGAAAACAGTTGAACAATTCATGTCGAACGCCAAATTTAATATCGGTTTCTATAACGTAGAAGACATCATTCAGATACCAGGAACCAATTGGATCGTTGGTGGAGGTATTACATGTTATGGACCTAATTTCTGGGATAAAGTAATCACAACAGGTTATTGGCACTTATTTGACGCTGAAAAAGAAACTGGGTTTAGAGTTGATTCTTCGTCTATTAAAATAACTGCAGAAGAAGATCGTTTCCCATTAACAACCCCTCCAACTTGGAATGCATTTAGTCCTCACGGTTTTGACTTCCATAATCAAACAGAAACTACTATTGAAGTGTACGTAGCTAGCCACGCTAGTGCATCTGGTGAAAGTAGAGAAGCTGTAGAGGTATTTAGAATTGACTATTCAGAAGAAATTCCAACGTTTACATGGATTGGTGGGATTGATGTAGCCAAAGATTTTTGGCCAGATGCTGTTGCCTTATTGCCCGACGGTGGTGTAGTGGCAACATCTACAGGTAACCCGTTAATGCCTCAAGAAGAATCTATGAAATTGGCACTAAAAGGAGCCCCAATTGGAAATACTCGCGTTTGGTATAAATCAAATGGATGGCAAGATATTGAGGGATCAGAAAATATTTCAACACCAAACGGTATTGTGATTTCAGAGGATGGACAACAAATTTATGTCGCCGCTTCTACTGGTTTTTCTGTGGTGAAAATAGATCGAAGTGTATCTCCTGTTAAAGTCACTTCAATGGATTTAGGAGGTATTCCAGATAACTTACGTTGGTCAGCAGATGGAAAATCGATTTTGGCAGGTATCCATGTAGTAGATGAACCATTGGATTTTGCCAAGCAACAAGAAGTGGCTGCCGCTTATGGTGGTAATCAAATGACGACTTTCAAAGTCACACGTATTGATCCTGAAACGCTTGAGTTGACCGAAGTAATGCCGGCTGCTGTTTATGGTGTACTAGGAGCAGGAACAAGTGCAATCGAAGTGGGAAATCGTATTTGGGTAGGA